In Heliomicrobium undosum, the following proteins share a genomic window:
- the cas1e gene encoding type I-E CRISPR-associated endonuclease Cas1e — protein sequence MRDLHELPRLTDSISYLYIEHAVVEQEAKAIALWREDGKVQVPCASLSVLLLGPGTKISHAAMRTLADCGCSVLWVGEGGLRVYGQGMGETRSSSNLLRQVSLWSNPDTRMAVVRRMYELRFREPVSPEMTLRQIRGMEGGRVRQIYARLAKEHGVVWTGRNYDRGNWNSADPVNRALSAANACLYGVCHAAIVSMGYSPAVGFIHTGKQLSFVYDVADIYKTDTTIAVAFTVAGKNDVANIEREVRLACRQQFHDKRLLERVAKDLSTLFSGINLPEVIEGYDGSDDKPGGIWDDQDGVVSGGKNYSDE from the coding sequence ATGCGCGATCTGCATGAACTGCCCAGGCTGACGGACAGCATCAGTTACCTCTATATTGAGCATGCCGTGGTGGAACAAGAGGCAAAAGCGATAGCCTTATGGCGGGAAGATGGAAAAGTCCAGGTTCCATGCGCGTCTTTAAGTGTGTTGTTGCTGGGGCCGGGGACAAAGATCTCTCATGCCGCCATGCGTACGCTTGCTGACTGTGGATGCAGCGTCCTTTGGGTGGGCGAGGGAGGGCTGCGGGTTTATGGTCAAGGGATGGGCGAAACTCGCAGTTCATCAAACCTGCTTCGTCAAGTGTCATTATGGAGTAATCCAGATACTCGCATGGCGGTCGTTCGGAGAATGTACGAGTTAAGGTTCCGGGAACCTGTCTCGCCGGAGATGACGTTGCGGCAGATTCGCGGAATGGAAGGCGGTCGCGTCCGGCAGATTTACGCCAGGTTAGCCAAGGAACATGGTGTCGTATGGACCGGCAGGAATTATGACCGGGGAAATTGGAATAGTGCCGACCCCGTCAATCGCGCGCTTTCAGCAGCCAATGCCTGCCTCTACGGTGTCTGCCATGCGGCTATCGTATCGATGGGATATTCTCCTGCGGTTGGATTTATTCACACGGGAAAGCAGTTGTCTTTCGTGTATGACGTGGCGGATATTTACAAAACGGATACTACAATAGCGGTGGCATTCACCGTGGCCGGAAAAAACGATGTTGCAAACATCGAGAGGGAAGTTCGGTTGGCTTGTCGTCAACAATTTCATGACAAACGGTTGTTGGAGCGAGTTGCCAAAGATTTATCGACGCTGTTTTCGGGGATCAATCTGCCTGAGGTGATCGAAGGGTACGATGGATCCGATGATAAACCAGGAGGCATCTGGGACGATCAGGATGGCGTCGTATCCGGCGGAAAGAACTATTCTGATGAATGA
- the cas2e gene encoding type I-E CRISPR-associated endoribonuclease Cas2e encodes MVVILMERVSSSARGELSRWLVEVKSGVFVGRISAVVREKLWERICVPAGGGATLIYTTNTEQGFTVKTNGKSRYRIVDLEGVFLAEAP; translated from the coding sequence ATGGTCGTTATTCTTATGGAACGTGTCTCCTCTTCTGCCCGAGGTGAATTATCCCGATGGCTCGTGGAAGTCAAATCAGGCGTTTTTGTAGGTCGCATTTCAGCAGTGGTGCGAGAAAAACTGTGGGAACGCATCTGTGTACCAGCGGGAGGTGGGGCAACACTCATTTACACAACAAATACGGAACAAGGTTTTACGGTGAAAACCAACGGAAAGAGCCGGTATCGTATCGTAGACTTGGAAGGGGTTTTCTTGGCGGAAGCCCCGTAA